The Topomyia yanbarensis strain Yona2022 chromosome 3, ASM3024719v1, whole genome shotgun sequence nucleotide sequence GCGATAAGAACAACTGGACTGCAACCGTGGGCTAGGGCGGGTGATCGATGAAAAACACATCTTTTCATCACAGTGTTTACAACTCTCCAGCGAAAGCAAGTGCCCTGCTGTTGTCCCTTAGTTTTAGTCACCAAACTATTGATAAGCATGATGATGATTAAGAAAAATATTCGTCAGATTTACGCTATATCATCAGGTTAATGATACCAGCCAATCGTTTGATAAAAGTATAATTCAATCTATTTCCCTTCCAGGTCTGTTAACATTGATCCCGTCTGGAATATTCCTCGCCGTTGGATTATTCAACCCTGAGCTGCATCGACATTCGTGGACGTTTGACCACGAGGAGCACACGATACTGTTAACTATTCTCTTGTTCCACATCGGAGCGATTGCCGGAGCAGCTATCACCGTATTGCTTCTTCCCACCTACTACAAACAACACATTGCGGTAAGATCACGATCCTTTCTATTTCACCGGGTTAAGACTAAGTATAAAAACCTCTTAAAATTACCAGCGCTTCTACTACTACGCCTACATCGGAGCCGGTGTTCTCCTGGCAGCCCGTTTCTACGATCTCTGGTCAATTCTGATCGCGAGAATCATCGGTGGAATGGCGTTCGGGTCCGTCTATCTGACCATCGTTATTCACGCGGGAGAGATCGCTGCCGATGACTTTCGCACGACGGTAGTTGCCTTCGTCAGCATATTCCTTATGATCGGATACCTCATGCATGCTACGATCAATTCGCTGATCATGCACGACGATGCAATGGAACCGACCCAGATCTACGGAATCGTTGCGATTCTAGCAGGTGTGTTCAGTGGCCTTTCGGCCACCTTTCTTACGCGAGAGTCGCCGTTTTTCCTGCTGAAACGAGAGGGAGAAGCATCTGCGGCGGACAGCATTGCCAAGCTGCGGCAAGAGCCGATCGATTCTACGGTAGTGTTTGCTGAACTAGTCGAGGTTAAGATAACGGTTCGGAATGATCCAGAGGAGCATGGCAGTATCCACAAGGAAAGGAATCTAAGACCGTTGATCCTGTTGATTGTTTGCGCTGTTGTGAAAGCATTGTGCTTCAATCTGATTCTTAACCTTCTCCAACTTTACGTCGTTGATGAAGTAAACTTCTGGTGGAACATCGAAGAGTACAACATAGCACCTGTGTTACTAATACTGATTCGGTTAGCCATAGCAGTTCTTTGGATCCGAACTGAAGATAAACTTCCCAAGAAGCTACTGTTTACACTGACAAGCTTCTTCAGCGGAGCGATTCTGGTAGGGACCGGAGTATGCTACCTAACCGAGAGTGAACTGTCAGCCAGGACAACAGTTCCCCTGTTTTGTGTCTATCAGTTGGTGTCCGCAAGCGGAACTTCCTTCATAGGGGATGTCTTCTGCTCGGAAGCATTTTCACCGAAGAAGAAGATACTCTCGGTTGCTGTTGTACAGTCGGTTGAGCAATTGGTTCACATCGTCGTTCTGTCGGTGGCATTTTCACCCAAATTTTCCCTACATCGGGGAATATTTGGGGAGATATTACTGGTAGCCGGAGTACCTGTTCTGGTGGGTAGCATCGTGCTGCAGTTGCTGCTACCGGAGACGAAGAACATGTCTCTTCGGATGGCACGGGCTGAGTTTGAGCAGAAGGAGAAAATTTCAAGTCGGCGGGCAAAATGGTGTGTAAAAACGTGCACTATCTAGTGTAATTGTGACAAAGATACATTTGAGAATAGTGAACTCTGCTTGAAAAATAATATCGGTTCCACCCTTACACGAATATTGTTtgattatttagttttaagagtgaTGATATTGTCGGAGTACCTATGACGAATAAATGGTGTGATTCAAGCTTGAACACGTTGGCGATATACGAGAACTAGTATTTTGGTTTGTTACCGAATCATTTAATCGACCTCACCTACACAT carries:
- the LOC131692142 gene encoding uncharacterized protein LOC131692142, whose protein sequence is MMMIKKNIRQIYAISSGLLTLIPSGIFLAVGLFNPELHRHSWTFDHEEHTILLTILLFHIGAIAGAAITVLLLPTYYKQHIARFYYYAYIGAGVLLAARFYDLWSILIARIIGGMAFGSVYLTIVIHAGEIAADDFRTTVVAFVSIFLMIGYLMHATINSLIMHDDAMEPTQIYGIVAILAGVFSGLSATFLTRESPFFLLKREGEASAADSIAKLRQEPIDSTVVFAELVEVKITVRNDPEEHGSIHKERNLRPLILLIVCAVVKALCFNLILNLLQLYVVDEVNFWWNIEEYNIAPVLLILIRLAIAVLWIRTEDKLPKKLLFTLTSFFSGAILVGTGVCYLTESELSARTTVPLFCVYQLVSASGTSFIGDVFCSEAFSPKKKILSVAVVQSVEQLVHIVVLSVAFSPKFSLHRGIFGEILLVAGVPVLVGSIVLQLLLPETKNMSLRMARAEFEQKEKISSRRAKWCVKTCTI